In a genomic window of Chaetodon auriga isolate fChaAug3 chromosome 1, fChaAug3.hap1, whole genome shotgun sequence:
- the mfap1 gene encoding microfibrillar-associated protein 1 — protein sequence MSSREALNMKLPPIQSTAGAVPVRNEKGELSMEKVKVKRYVSGKRPDYAPMESSDEEEEDFQFVKKGKEMEPEVELEEEEVSDPRLKRLLNRVSEDVEERLARHRQIAEPEVVAESSEDSDEGTWHPEREESSEEEEEEEEEVDDEEIERRRAMMRQRAVERKNEEMEVMEVEEEGKSGEESESESEYEEYTDSEDEAEPRLKPVFIRKKDRVTVAEREAEEQRQRELEAEAKRQAEERRRYTLKIVEEEAKKEFEENRRTLAALDALDTDGENEEEEYEAWKVRELKRIKRDREARELMEREKSEIERFHNLTEEERRAELRNSGKVITNKATKGKYKFLQKYYHRGAFFMDGEDDVYKRDFSAPTLEDHFNKTILPKVMQVKNFGRSGRTKYTHLVDQDTTSFDSAWAQESAQNSKFFKQKAAGVRDVFERPTVKKRKT from the exons GTGAGCTCTCCATGgagaaggtgaaggtgaagaggTACGTGTCAGGTAAACGTCCTGACTATGCACCGATGGAGTCGTccgatgaggaggaagaggacttCCAGTTTGTGAAGAAGGGGAAGGAAATGGAGccagaggtggagctggaggaagaggaggtctCCGACCCACGTCTCAAACGTCTACTCAACCGTGTCTCTGAGGACGTGGAGGAGAG GCTTGCGAGACACAGACAGATTGCAGAGCCTGAAGTGGTGGCTGAGAGCAGCGAGGACTCTGATGAAGGCACCTGGCACCCAGAGCGGGAGGAGAGtagtgaggaagaagaggaggaagaagaggaagtggaTGATGAG GAAATCGAGAGGAGACGAGCGATGATGCGTCAGCGAGCCGTTGAACGGAAGAATGAGGAGATGGAGGtcatggaggtggaggaggaagggaagtCCGGGGAGGAGTCCGAGTCTGAGTCTGAATATGAAGAGTACACAGACAGCGAGGACGAAGCAGAGCCACGGCTCAAACCCGTCTTCATCCGCAA GAAGGACAGAGTCACGGTGGCCGAGCGCgaagcagaggagcagaggcaaAGAGAGCTGGAGGCCGAGGCCAAGAGGCAGGCCGAGGAGCGACGGCGCTACACCCTCAAGattgtggaggaggaggctaAGAAGGAGTTTGAGGAGAACCGGCGCACGCTGGCTGCTCTCGACGCTTTGGACACCGACGGAGAGAACGAGGAGGAAGAATACGAAGCCTGGAAAGTCAGAGAGCTGAAACGCAtcaagagggacagagaggccAGAGAACT gatggagagggagaagtcTGAAATCGAGAGATTCCACAACCTGACGGAGGAGGAGCGCAGGGCGGAGCTCCGCAACAGCGGCAAAGTCATCACCAACAAAGCCACCAAAGGCAAATACAAGTTCCTCCAGAAGTACTACCACAGAGGAGCCTTCTTCATG GATGGGGAGGACGACGTGTACAAGAGAGATTTCAGCGCTCCGACTCTGGAGGACCACTTCAACAAAACCATCTTACCCAAAGTCATGCAG GTCAAAAACTTTGGTCGGTCTGGACGCACCAAGTACACCCACCTGGTGGACCAGGACACCACGTCGTTCGACTCGGCCTGGGCCCAGGAGAGCGCTCAGAACAGCAAGTTCTTCAAGCAGAAGGCGGCGGGCGTGAGGGACGTGTTCGAGCGGCccacagtgaagaagaggaagacttAA
- the hypk gene encoding huntingtin-interacting protein K translates to MAAEGDVDLDLEAEENCTGKPAEKPRKHDSGAADLERVTDYAEEKEISSSDLETAMSVIGDRRSREQKAKQEREKELAKVTIKKEDVELIMSEMEISRAVAERSLREHMGNVVEALVALTN, encoded by the exons ATGGCGGCAGAGGGAGATGTCGATTTGGACCTGGAAGCCGAGGAAAACTGCACTGGAAAACCGGCAGAAAAGCCTCGGAAACATGACAGCGGAGCCGCTGACCTGGAGAGAGTCACGGACTACGCGGAGGAGAAGGAAATCTCCAGCTCTGACTTAGAAACG gcCATGTCAGTGATTGGAGACCGAAGGTCACGAGAACAGAAAGCCAAACAAGAGAG agaaaaagagTTGGCCAAAGTCACCATCAAGAAAGAGGACGTAGAACTAATT ATGTCAGAGATGGAGATTTCGAGGGCCGTGGCTGAGCGCAGTCTGAGGGAGCACATGGGGAACGTGGTGGAGGCGCTGGTGGCTCTGACCAACTGA